Proteins encoded within one genomic window of Fibrobacter sp. UWB16:
- a CDS encoding Rpn family recombination-promoting nuclease/putative transposase yields MEEKQTAKKPHDAFFRWLFADSNHLRLLLELAGKVNVDVADFLAAVKLDTLVRIPDSYSEVYETGDADLAFRVNVATGAPVFVGILVEHKSGRDADTFNQLARYVRSVMKRFDEGRLFDGLPTMAIIFYNGRENWNPLELLEKDYPKYFHGMVLPFRCAFVNMSDIPDSDCLACENVATGLGIAAMAHAYDKDAFLEVFRQFKPRLRKMPDKECSCLLEKISLYLAEYLGKEVMKELNMAFKSIGQKYGFVSAGDSFRQEIADARTEEQAKAQKLIDEERQKAENAKAELVQNRDDTETVLREMGISDEQIAEMQAKLDVLRQSRQSHG; encoded by the coding sequence ATGGAAGAAAAACAGACGGCAAAAAAGCCTCACGATGCTTTTTTCCGTTGGCTGTTTGCAGATTCAAATCACCTCAGGTTGTTGCTTGAACTTGCGGGAAAAGTAAATGTTGACGTGGCGGATTTTCTTGCTGCGGTAAAATTGGACACTTTAGTTCGCATTCCGGACTCGTATTCCGAAGTGTACGAAACAGGCGATGCGGATTTGGCTTTCCGCGTGAACGTCGCTACGGGAGCGCCCGTATTTGTGGGAATTCTCGTGGAACACAAGTCCGGCCGTGATGCCGACACGTTCAATCAGCTTGCTCGCTACGTGCGCTCCGTGATGAAACGCTTCGATGAAGGTCGCCTGTTTGATGGACTCCCGACGATGGCTATCATATTCTATAACGGGCGCGAAAATTGGAACCCGCTGGAACTGCTCGAAAAGGACTATCCCAAGTATTTTCATGGCATGGTGTTGCCGTTCCGCTGTGCGTTCGTGAACATGTCGGACATTCCGGATAGCGACTGCCTAGCTTGCGAAAATGTCGCAACAGGCCTCGGAATCGCGGCGATGGCGCATGCTTACGACAAGGATGCCTTCCTTGAAGTGTTCCGTCAATTCAAGCCGAGATTGCGAAAAATGCCAGACAAGGAGTGCTCTTGTTTGCTCGAAAAAATAAGTCTATATTTAGCAGAGTATCTCGGTAAAGAAGTTATGAAGGAGTTGAACATGGCTTTCAAGAGCATTGGACAAAAGTACGGATTCGTCAGTGCCGGCGATTCATTCCGTCAGGAGATTGCTGATGCGCGCACTGAAGAACAAGCCAAAGCGCAAAAGCTGATAGATGAAGAACGTCAAAAAGCCGAGAACGCTAAAGCAGAATTGGTGCAGAATCGTGACGACACTGAAACTGTTTTGCGTGAAATGGGAATATCCGATGAACAAATTGCTGAAATGCAAGCCAAATTAGATGTTCTTCGTCAAAGTCGACAATCTCATGGATAA
- the gatC gene encoding Asp-tRNA(Asn)/Glu-tRNA(Gln) amidotransferase subunit GatC, whose translation MLEREEVLKLAKLSRLSIAEEDIPAIKGHLDKMLDHLEALKALDLSNVEPMTAVENGATILREDVPVQGFTLEQAFANAPAVENDHFAIPKVM comes from the coding sequence ATGCTTGAACGTGAAGAAGTTTTGAAGCTCGCGAAGTTGTCTCGCTTGAGCATTGCAGAAGAAGATATTCCGGCAATCAAGGGTCACTTGGACAAGATGCTCGACCATCTCGAAGCATTGAAGGCTTTGGACCTTTCTAACGTGGAACCGATGACCGCTGTCGAAAACGGCGCTACCATCCTCCGCGAAGACGTGCCGGTCCAGGGCTTTACGCTCGAACAGGCTTTTGCAAACGCTCCGGCCGTCGAAAACGACCACTTCGCCATCCCGAAGGTGATGTAG
- a CDS encoding 3-deoxy-manno-octulosonate cytidylyltransferase, translating to MNKVSCIVPARMGSSRFPGKPLLKLNGKEMIVRTMERALLADCFDRIVCATDSAEIETVVKAAGFDCVMTGECATGSDRVAEAAKKLGLDLVVNLQGDEPLVEPSVLRDVAKDLSEHSDCWVTVACPLNPAEAELKTVVKVLVRDGVAVDFTRSVPPAEANRWFQHQGIYAYSREARDEFASLPQNKIEQERSLEQMRILGRRPIRIVQSVYPSISVDVPSDATHVENILLDRLLYPSLDEPFRKGNERF from the coding sequence TTGAACAAGGTCAGTTGCATCGTTCCGGCCCGCATGGGCTCTTCCAGATTCCCGGGGAAACCTCTCCTGAAGCTCAACGGCAAGGAGATGATTGTCCGTACCATGGAACGAGCGCTCCTTGCGGATTGCTTTGACCGCATTGTCTGTGCGACGGATAGCGCTGAAATCGAAACGGTGGTCAAGGCGGCAGGCTTTGACTGCGTGATGACTGGCGAATGTGCAACTGGTTCTGACCGCGTGGCGGAGGCCGCCAAAAAGCTTGGCCTCGACCTGGTCGTGAATCTTCAGGGCGACGAGCCTCTCGTTGAACCTTCCGTGCTCCGCGATGTCGCGAAAGACCTCTCGGAACACTCCGACTGCTGGGTGACGGTCGCATGCCCGTTGAACCCCGCAGAAGCTGAACTCAAGACCGTCGTGAAAGTGCTCGTGCGCGACGGTGTGGCTGTTGACTTTACAAGGTCCGTGCCGCCTGCAGAAGCGAACCGCTGGTTCCAGCACCAGGGCATTTACGCATACTCCCGCGAAGCCCGCGACGAGTTTGCATCGCTTCCGCAGAACAAAATTGAGCAGGAACGCTCGCTGGAGCAAATGCGAATCTTAGGGCGCCGCCCGATCCGCATTGTCCAGAGCGTGTACCCGAGCATCTCTGTGGATGTCCCGTCGGACGCGACCCACGTCGAGAATATTTTATTAGATCGTTTGCTATATCCTTCTCTAGATGAACCTTTCAGAAAAGGCAATGAACGCTTCTGA